TTCTCCTATGTTTGGATCGAGTGCTATAAAGTCCTCCAAAAGTTGCACTTGTGTGGGTGTGAGGCTCCTTTTTAGCACTAACTTGGCATGGTCTTCATTATCATAATTTGTCAATTCCTGCACAACAGGGTCAAGTGCATCCAAAAAGAAAGCAGTAGGTACATCATTAGGATATCGCAtggattcatatatattaaatcttataatttcaCCATCAAATTCCATAGTGAGAGTACCATTGTGGACATCAATTTTTGTTCTAGCGGTTTTAAGAAATGGCCTTCCTAACAAAATAGATGTAGAATTGGGGGAGTTATCTTCCCTCATATCTATCACAAAGAAATCAGCAGTAAAAACCAATTCATTATCTTCTACTAAAACATCTTCAAGGACTCCTTCAGGATAAACAATAGAACGATCAGCAAGTTGAATCACAACACCCGTTTCTTTTAATGGACCAACATTCAAAGATTTAAAGATAGTAAGAGGCATGACATTTATAGAAGCACCCAAATCACACATGGCTCTCTTAATACCTATTAAACCAATTTTACAAGGGATAGAAAACATACCAGGGTCTTTGCATTTGGGGGGTAGTTTTTGTTGGAGAATTGCGGACACATTCTCCCCCATACTTACCCTTTCATTGCCTTTCAACTTTCCTTTGTTGGTGCACAgttctttgagaaatttggcATAGCGGggtatttgtttaattgcGTCAAGTAATGGAATGTTTACCTCCACTTTACGGAATGTTTTGAAGATTTCCCtctcttctccttcttttttacccttagcaaatctTTCCGGGAAGGGTGGTTTTGTCACCAATGCCTTAGGAATGTCATTGCTGGtttgtttggatttttcaAGCTCTTCCTCTGTTGTGCCTTGTTGTGCGTCTCCATGCTTAATGCTAATTTCGGACTGTAGCTCTTTTCCACTGCGTAAAACAATAGCACTAGCATTTTGCTTAGGATTAATAATAGGTTGGGAAGGAAACTTACCTTGAGACTCCAAACGGCTAACGGAGGAGGCTATTTGGCTCATTTGGGATTCCAAATTTTGTATGCTCGAGCGGGTTTCTTGTTGGAATTGTTGGGTGCTCAAGGCGAGTGTCTTCACGATATCTTCCAGAGGCATACCATTATTGGGATTGGCTTGAGGTAGTGGTGGTGGTTGTTGGTGTGGAACCCTTTGAAAGTTTTGAGGTTGATTGCCATACCTCAAATTTGGGTGATCTCTCCATCCGGGGTTATAGGTATTGGAAAATGGGTCATATCTCCTTTGTTGTTGCCCAGAAAATCTACCAACGGCGTCAGCATGTTCGGTTGATTCTTCATGAAGTGTAGGACAAGCGTCGGTGTAATGTCCTGAAGATGTACATATCCCACAAGTTTTGGCTTGTTGAATGCTTCCCcctataaatttttcaacaagagaAGTAAGTTTATCCAAACGTTCATCAAGAGAAGTACTTACCTCGTTTACCCTTTGTGGGGGGTTGTCGTTTCTATTACCGAATTGTTGATTATTAGCCGCCATGGTTGTGATTAGTTTGCGTGCTTCAGTAGGAGTTTTGTCATACAAAGCACCTCCACTAGCTGCATCCACCAAGCTTCTATTTGCCTCAGACAAtccttcataaaaatattgaattagaagATGGTCGGGAATTTGGTGATGAGGGCAACTCTCCACCAATTGTTTGAATCTTCCCCAATACTCATAGAAACTTTCACCGGAGAATTGGCGTATTCCACTTATTTCCTTTCGGATGTTTGTAGTCCTTGAAGCGGGGAAGTAGTTCTCAAGAAATAGTTTCTTGAGTTCGTTCCAACTAACAATAGATCCCGAAGGTAAGGAGTAGAGCCAATCTTTTGCTTTACCGCCCAATGAGAATGGAAAAGCTCTTAGCTTGACTTGTTCTTCGGTGACTCCTTGAGGTCTCATGCCGAAACACACCACATGAAATTCTTTAAGTTGTTTGTGTGGGTCTTCACCTGCAAGGCCACGAAAAATGGGAAGTAAGTGGATGAGACCGgatttaagttcaaaatcaacatcTAAATTAGGATATTCAATGCAGAGTGGTTGTTGATTTAAGTCAAGCGAAGTCATCTCTTTGATCGTTCGTTCGGGATTATGGGCCATGACTTCGTCTTTAGAGTCGTTAGACGTGGACACGTCTAACTCAGAATTTGTTGGTGGTTTGGAAGAAGTAGAAGCCTTTTCCTTATGTCGCTTGGTTTCTTTTCGAAGTCGACGAGCGGTTTTCTCGATCTTtggatcaaattcaaattcaccTGTATGAGAAGAACGTGACATAAAACCaagtaacaagaaaaagaaattaatttaaagacaCCACTCCCCGGCAACGACGCCAAAATTTAatgggtgtcgaatccaccaaaaataattcctacgaacacttttgtagatgtgtgagtagggtcgaatccacagagattggttttaaattaattccttcaaaaacaaaaataattagggggagttttgattggaagaagaataaaactaaaaagctaataaaattagaagagataaatataagagaagagtattccagtCAAAGACAGGATCACgcttaattccacggttgatcatcgatgcaaagataacaattattcatgatagataaattggttatggcaattggtacgacctaacgacctcacctttccttaccttgtggatagtttaccgacagcattaagaactagaaaggcccaattctaaccaataaattcctacgaggatttatttaagttagattgtgcattccccacaacataatcgaaaacttctacataatcaattatgttgtgttaccactagttatcgaactaaacaaacaattacggatttgaaagttcaattggctaggcaaatattcttgacaataaatcagattatttgtaataaaagcacagagaacaacacaaataccaatatgaataaaagtagaaagcataaattagatctcacaacccgttggatttaagcgttcaccaagtcttcgaccggaatgagagatttagctagacatgctcatggaagaacgcatgaaaagcaaaataatataaaaacgtagagaaatagaagagttcaaaagttgtctcttaaagtgaattacatcacctatttataatagctagatacctagttctactaggattagaagtagattcctagttgaactaaaagacttatagagataaaattataatcctagttaaactcttccttcatcagaggtagtccaagcagttccaaactcttgccagaatttgagtttgagtcttgtttgaatttccattttggtgcttttcttcattttccaattcttttgtcctaatactgcaaaataatatttaattaggagtatttgatcacaaaataggctaaaatattatatgaaataagtaCAAATTGCGATTCTATCAACTGGGCATCGGCATTCATTCTAccaaagaaagttattaatattgaGAAACAGCtgcgaactttcttgtggaagggaacgaCAACCAGTGGCTACCCCAAGGTTGCAtggaggagatttgaacacactgagAGGACACCAGCCACTTTGAGCATCCTGATCATTGATGATGTTAAACATAGGATTCTTAGTCTCAATTTACCTTCATCaatcagtacacgagcattgtatagattatggtgTATCGCttgggttgagggagaaaccaattgaagaacacatgttgtactgtaccattacttatattaatgaaatttacatttcccaaaaaacaaaaggttgCATGGAAAGATCTTTGTCGACcgaaggatgagggaggattGGGATTCAAGGATGTTTGTAGTCtgaatcgtgcattaatgaaaaaaaaaactctgtGATGTCATCAGATGTGATAGGACCTCGATTTtggttgaatggctttactAGGGACGGTTACGAGACACTTCCATCTAGACAATTGGGGAACGGGgcggatcatggggatggcaaAAAATTCTCCGATTACGGAATTTCGCCGAACTATGGTGGACTACCAGATTGGTGACGGGAGGAGATTCTACTtgtggcaggacccgtggcatcaccTTGGACCTCTAAACACCACATTCCCACGAGGACCAAGATTACTCGGTTTAGAGGAGTCCTCTAGACTTAGTGCGGTGATTCAAGGAGGAGATTGGCATTGGCCGCCCATTACAGACTTTGAATGcttggaaatcacacatacCTTACCTACTAtacatggaggggaggaccgcaTTATTTGGAGGTTCGAGCATGGGCAACCTACAACCCAGGCGCTATATAGGTTATTTGACCCACCAAGACCGAAAGTAgactggtcttcactactttcaggATCTCTCAAGATTCCACGACATctattcatcttatggcttaCTATCCAATGCAAGTTGGCCacgacggacaaaccatggcttgccCATCTTGGCCCTTATGCTTTATGCGATGAAGGAGCGACAGAAACACATGGACaattattctttcagtgcagatttagtcgacagtgtctcacagcaaTTCGGAGAGAGATACgattttcttggcccaatGGTGACTGGACTACGGATATTAGATGGGCTTCACAGaaatggaggggtaaacacattattaatatatcttaTCATGCATTATTAGcagcatgtgtttaccacatttggaaggagagaaatcttagacgattcgagcacaccgagagaACACCCAATACCATGGCACTACTGATAGTCGAGGACATCAGACAACGGATTCTCAGCATTTCATTACCTAGATTAGTTAGTACtcgagctttatatagactatggcgtatcccttggcctgtcgagggagaaaccaactgatcatcgtattgttgtactgtatcattattttacttaatgaaacttatatttaccaaaaaaataataataataataataataactacaagttagtaaaaacgggaaacgaatttgctttaataaagccgtgcaaaatagctaaattttgaacattctcaaaattccacgaaacatgaccaaaacgtaggtctagacccatgtatttgtgtggtaaatttgcaaagacaaagc
This window of the Sesamum indicum cultivar Zhongzhi No. 13 unplaced genomic scaffold, S_indicum_v1.0 scaffold00449, whole genome shotgun sequence genome carries:
- the LOC105180247 gene encoding uncharacterized protein LOC105180247, with product MLNLAIWNVRGLNKRDHQLAVKDIIAEFRLHFIGLLETRVRINNCASIQSFLIPHWKWFMDYDNIENRIWIAWDYNYIDVDIIEVGNQFIHCFVTIRALQEYVDITIVYGATKVSDRRELWASLESLAVQCINIPWLVGGDFNAVRDLSEVCGTSGDIRVAMEEFNTCLQNTALLPLPMQVFYQCLTPRTSDHSPMVVNGDNQQRFGGEFEFDPKIEKTARRLRKETKRHKEKASTSSKPPTNSELDVSTSNDSKDEVMAHNPERTIKEMTSLDLNQQPLCIEYPNLDVDFELKSGLIHLLPIFRGLAGEDPHKQLKEFHVVCFGMRPQGVTEEQVKLRAFPFSLGGKAKDWLYSLPSGSIVSWNELKKLFLENYFPASRTTNIRKEISGIRQFSGESFYEYWGRFKQLVESCPHHQIPDHLLIQYFYEGLSEANRSLVDAASGGALYDKTPTEARKLITTMAANNQQFGNRNDNPPQRVNEVSTSLDERLDKLTSLVEKFIGGSIQQAKTCGICTSSGHYTDACPTLHEESTEHADAVGRFSGQQQRRYDPFSNTYNPGWRDHPNLRYGNQPQNFQRVPHQQPPPLPQANPNNGMPLEDIVKTLALSTQQFQQETRSSIQNLESQMSQIASSVSRLESQGKFPSQPIINPKQNASAIVLRSGKELQSEISIKHGDAQQGTTEEELEKSKQTSNDIPKALVTKPPFPERFAKGKKEGEEREIFKTFRKVEVNIPLLDAIKQIPRYAKFLKELCTNKGKLKGNERVSMGENVSAILQQKLPPKCKDPGMFSIPCKIGLIGIKRAMCDLGASINVMPLTIFKSLNVGPLKETGVVIQLADRSIVYPEGVLEDVLVEDNELVFTADFFVIDMREDNSPNSTSILLGRPFLKTARTKIDVHNGTLTMEFDGEIIRFNIYESMRYPNDVPTAFFLDALDPVVQELTNYDNEDHA